In one Drosophila pseudoobscura strain MV-25-SWS-2005 chromosome X, UCI_Dpse_MV25, whole genome shotgun sequence genomic region, the following are encoded:
- the LOC26532486 gene encoding uncharacterized protein — protein sequence MAQVGKLNQWLRQSFSILKRVFQGDLFIKGRVHGPLPPTEIKNQTPSGKGKTSPEDKEPTVPIQGRSEADSVSVETAVEKAMPLPRMSRVIPPCRQDFEVLSTPKQDSIDKSSSTNAKDDTVTIAPVSSVDLLVDFFDTKYGKRAVQRDSMEITTTTALTNGPHPEMWDRRLRLKVIAQSNNICLSKELPKNDGLEQETLDENGKPSKARFCRTIYYKQRGPKQ from the exons ATGGCCCAAGTGGGAAAACTCAACCAGTGGCTTCGGCAATCATTTTCGATTTTGAAGCGGGTATTTCAGGGAGATCTTTTTATCAAGGGAAGAGTGCACGGGCCTCTGCCTCCGACTGAG ATCAAGAATCAAACGCCATCGGGAAAAGGAAAGACCAGTCCCGAAGACAAAGAGCCCACAGTACCTATCCAAGGAAGATCGGAAGCGGATTCGGTGTCCGTCGAGACGGCGGTTGAAAAAGCCATGCCTCTTCCTCGAATGAGTCGGGTGATACCACCTTGCCGACAGGATTTCGAGGTACTTTCTACCCCAAAACAGGATTCTATTGATAAATCCTCGTCGACAAATGCCAAGGACGATACGGTCACGATTGCACCAGTATCTTCAGTAGACCTTTTGGTGGATTTCTTCGATACGAAATACGGCAAACGAGCTGTCCAAAGAGATTCCATGGAAATCACAACTACAACAGCATTAACAAATGGTCCGCATCCAGAAATGTGGGATCGCAGGCTTCGGTTGAAAGTGATTGCTCAGTCAAACAATATCTGTTTGTCGAAAGAATTGCCGAAGAATGACGGATTGGAGCAGGAAACCCTGGATGAAAATGGGAAGCCCTCGAAAGCTAGGTTTTGTCGAACCATCTACTACAAGCAGCGCGGCCCCAAGCAATAG
- the Ilp6 gene encoding probable insulin-like peptide 6: MSYVYPQHIHISAYITTQSKAQTTRIYSFYARNTQHANMILAVPTSKVIVVLAAVMLGLTLSGSPLTEASPVTTDDGGVRTRCADILAESIQLICRNRTRSLADAYPNSFGRRNKRLSPDEIFYRPLQNGPTHDCCSRPCNYTELKQYCAPPESEN, from the exons atgtccTACGTATATCCacaacacatacatatatctgcgTACATAACAACACAAAGCAAGGCCCAGACAACTAGAATATACTCTTTCTACGCCCGGAACACGCAGCATGCAAAC ATGATTCTCGCAGTGCCAACATCTAAAGTTATCGTAGTGCTGGCCGCAGTCATGCTGGGCCTGACGCTGTCTGGCAGCCCCCTGACCGAGGCGAGTCCTGTGACCACCGATGATGGTGGGGTGCGCACGCGCTGTGCCGACATCCTAGCCGAGTCCATACAACTTATCTGCAGAAATCGCACTCGCTCGCTGGCCGATGCCTATC CCAACAGCTTTGGGCGTCGCAACAAGCGCCTCTCCCCCGACGAGATATTCTACAGACCACTGCAGAACGGTCCCACCCACGATTGTTGCAGCCGTCCGTGCAACTACACGGAACTCAAGCAGTACTGCGCTCCCCCTGAAAGTGAAAACTGA